The Rhinolophus ferrumequinum isolate MPI-CBG mRhiFer1 chromosome 28, mRhiFer1_v1.p, whole genome shotgun sequence genome has a window encoding:
- the MESP1 gene encoding mesoderm posterior protein 1 yields the protein MAQSLCPPLSESWILPAAWGPAQPLPPTDRDCGCSPASSPNSWGSAPVGSPGPRPRRPGSRAAPRVAAAERRGARSSRPGGGQQRQSASEREKLRMRTLARALHELRRFLPPSVAPAGQSLTKIETLRLAIRYIGHLSAVLGLSEENLRRRRHSDAALPQGCPLCPDGGPGLGSAAPAAGSWASSATCPGVPAAPEPRDPPVFYDEAACPVGQATEPDPASPLLSGDVLALLETWMPLSPLEWPPA from the exons ATGGCCCAGTCCCTGTGCCCGCCGCTCTCCGAGTCCTGGATCCTCCCCGCGGCCTGGGGACCAGCTCAGCCGCTGCCACCCACCGACAGGGACTGCGGCTGCTCCCCCGCCTCGTCCCCGAACTCCTGGGGCAGCGCCCCGGTTGGCAGCCCCGGGCCGAGACCCAGGCGGCCCGGATCTCGCGCAGCCCCTCGCGTCGCGGCCGCCGAGAGGCGCGGCGCCCGGAGCAGCCGCCCGGGCGGCGGGCAGCAGCGGCAGAGCGCCAGCGAGCGCGAGAAGCTGCGCATGCGCACGCTCGCCCGCGCCCTGCACGAGCTGCGCCGCTTCCTGCCGCCGTCGGTGGCGCCCGCCGGCCAGAGCCTGACCAAGATCGAGACGCTGCGCCTGGCCATCCGCTACATCGGCCACCTGTCGGCTGTGCTGGGCCTCAGCGAGGAGAACCTGCGGCGCCGGCGCCACAGCGACGCGGCGCTCCCTCAGGGCTGCCCGCTCTGCCCCGACGGCGGCCCCGGCCTGGGCTCAGCCGCCCCCGCCGCGGGGTCCTGGGCGTCCTCCGCCACCTGTCCCGGAGTCCCAGCGGCGCCCGAGCCGCGCGACCCTCCAGTGTTCTACGACGAAGCGGCGTGCCCGGTAGGGCAGGCGACGGAGCCGGACCCGGCGTCTCCG CTCTTATCCGGCGACGTGCTGGCTCTGCTGGAGACCTGGATGCCCCTCTCGCCCCTGGAGTGGCCACCGGCCTGA